A portion of the Malania oleifera isolate guangnan ecotype guangnan chromosome 3, ASM2987363v1, whole genome shotgun sequence genome contains these proteins:
- the LOC131151857 gene encoding pathogen-associated molecular patterns-induced protein A70 yields MFEATASVVPSIWASMNSWFTPAVLFVILNIMIGTIAVTSGLGTQKPQSRTKDAGDDHSPLRPQLLRSPSVLQRLKSINLYSYRSPEPTTLPSVVEPTPEVIEAASEVVEVPEPEAAVDDIEKEEEEERQQTMDEVYGMIQGRCVSRVKSDTRPASGESPVRLPQKLKKSASAKSAFAHFEESDVVESRRPATVREGKAGATEHYGEADGGVDARADDFISRFRQQLRLQRLDSIMRYKEMLSRGSEK; encoded by the coding sequence ATGTTTGAAGCAACTGCGTCCGTGGTTCCTTCGATCTGGGCCTCCATGAACAGTTGGTTCACCCCCGCAGTCCTCTTCGTCATCCTCAACATCATGATCGGCACCATTGCCGTCACCTCCGGCCTCGGCACCCAGAAACCCCAATCCCGGACCAAAGACGCCGGCGACGACCACTCACCGCTGCGCCCTCAGCTCCTTCGATCTCCCTCCGTCCTACAGCGGCTCAAGTCCATCAACCTCTACAGTTACAGATCCCCGGAACCCACCACACTCCCCTCCGTCGTCGAACCGACGCCGGAAGTCATCGAAGCGGCGTCGGAAGTCGTCGAAGTCCCAGAACCAGAGGCCGCCGTAGACGATAtcgagaaggaagaagaagaagaacgacAACAAACTATGGACGAGGTTTATGGGATGATACAGGGCCGCTGCGTCAGCAGGGTGAAGTCCGACACCCGGCCGGCTTCCGGCGAATCCCCGGTGAGGCTGCCGCAGAAGCTGAAGAAGTCGGCGAGTGCGAAGTCGGCGTTCGCGCATTTCGAGGAGAGCGATGTCGTTGAGAGCCGCCGGCCGGCCACCGTGAGAGAGGGGAAGGCTGGAGCGACGGAGCATTATGGGGAGGCGGACGGCGGGGTCGACGCCAGGGCCGACGATTTCATCAGCAGGTTCAGGCAACAGTTGAGGTTGCAGAGGCTGGATTCAATTATGCGTTACAAGGAGATGCTGAGTAGAGGGAGCGAGAAGTAA